Proteins found in one Pelmatolapia mariae isolate MD_Pm_ZW linkage group LG7, Pm_UMD_F_2, whole genome shotgun sequence genomic segment:
- the LOC134631721 gene encoding G-protein coupled receptor-associated protein LMBRD2B-like yields MTRGFKHAIHLDDVAKKENSSTHQFVHSFPLSEPAGWLSRYIYILTVSCYSFPLGASGSDIEDVAVVWSKCTFFTFFSTWPVLSLIVIRLAERLQLPVHRGCPVVSLLPCLIHMDSAISHHNKLQTAHTSQDNDPKHTAKVIRNYLQCKEEQEVLEVMVRPPQSSDLNIIECVWDYMKRQKGLRKPVSTENLCLRTRCLDLLGFQQFMEDSEMTSDLMDEGKELNRQESHLLGEETTVKREVQRSCSSLDILLKIED; encoded by the exons aTGACGAG GGGTTTTAAG CATGCCATCCACCTGGATGATGTGGCCAAGAAGGAGAACAGCTCCACCCACCAATTCGTCCACAGCTTCCCGTTGTCAGAGCCAGCCGGCTGGCTCAGCAGATACATCTACATCCTGACT GTGTCCTGCTACAGTTTTCCTTTGGGTGCTAGTGGCAGTGACATCGAAGA CGTGGCTGTGGTTTGGTCCAAGTGCACCTTCTTCACCTTCTTCAGCACGTGGCCCGTCCTCTCGCTGATTGTCATCCGGTTGGCTGAGAGGCTACAACTACCAGTACATCGAG GCTGTCCTGTCGTCTCACTCCTCCCCTGTTTGATCCACATGGACTCGGCCATCTCCCACCACAACAAGCTGCAGACTGCTCACACCTCT caggacaacgaccccaaacacacagccaaagtCATTAGGAACTATCTTCAgtgtaaagaagaacaagaagtactggaagtgatggtaCGGCCCCCACAGAGCTCTGATCTTAACATCATCGAAtgtgtctgggattacatgaagagacagaaggggTTGAGGAAGCCTGTatccacagaaaatctgtg TTTAAGGACCCGCTGCCTTGATCTTCTGGGCTTCCAGCAGTTTATGGAAGACAGTgaaatgacctctgacctgatgGACGAGGGAAAGGAGCTGAACCGCCAGG AAAGTCATCTGCTGGGAGAAGAAACAACAGTGAAACGGGAAGTACAAAGAAGCTGCTCATCACTGGATATTCTGCTTAAGATTGAAGATTGA